Proteins encoded in a region of the Zea mays cultivar B73 chromosome 4, Zm-B73-REFERENCE-NAM-5.0, whole genome shotgun sequence genome:
- the LOC118476903 gene encoding uncharacterized protein, which yields MVQLGQEAHQWGVHNGMPRSRVARPCPRPKPTTLPLRTAMRRPGEKQGEDSATSAQGSSTWARRAEQAGRRASWASLKPNAGQGASKAAMARKELGERRDEGVSQGVGEHQRRRSGAESSQREGHREEKDLGARQGAARVGARHVEEDEQGLDAGEPQINERKRAPAEEAPRRVEREVEERLGAGRMRVHGAWLGDGALRLAGLGQWLAEQWSTVWRTRPDVGRCANGGAYARGRRRGVSRGGARGMGAGARAGKLWPGR from the coding sequence ATGGTCCAGTTAGGACAGGAGGCGCATCAATGGGGAGTCCACAACGGCATGCCCAGATCCCGCGTCGCACGACCATGCCCGCGACCAAAACCCACCACGCTTCCGCTGCGCACAGCGATGCGACGACCAGGGGAAAAGCAGGGAGAGGACTCGGCGACCAGCGCGCAGGGGAGCTCGACATGGGCGCGGCGAGCAGAGCAGGCAGGACGCCGGGCATCGTGGGCGAGCCTGAAGCCAAACGCCGGCCAGGGAGCAAGCAAGGCGGCCATGGCGCGCAAGGAGCTCGGTGAGCGGCGAGATGAGGGGGTGAGCCAAGGAGTCGGTGAGCACCAGAGAAGGAGATCCGGCGCAGAGAGCAGCCAGAGAGAGGGGCACAGGGAGGAAAAAGATCTGGGCGCGCGCCAGGGAGCTGCTCGGGTGGGCGCGCGTCACGTGGAGGAAGATGAGCAGGGACTCGACGCCGGCGAGCCACAGATAAATGAGAGGAAGAGAGCGCCGGCAGAGGAAGCTCCACGGCGAGTAGAGAGGGAAGTAGAGGAGCGGCTGGGCGCAGGGAGAATGCGCGTGCACGGAGCTTGGCTGGGAGATGGAGCACTTCGGCTGGCCGGACTTGGGCAGTGGTTGGCCGAGCAGTGGAGCACGGTGTGGAGAACTCGGCCGGACGTAGGGAGATGCGCAAATGGAGGAGCCTATGCGCGTGGGAGAAGAAGAGGAGTGAGCAGGGGAGGGGCGCGCGGCATGGGAGCAGGCGCGCGTGCAGGGAAGCTCTGGCCAGGGAGATGA